A genomic window from Algoriphagus sp. Y33 includes:
- a CDS encoding DUF4920 domain-containing protein, which produces MKNSHLIILVFGLMLSAACQNKNSETALPEVGTEVNATDTIPGVYGAKVDASGVVSSAEMLSVVEKEGDFEGKISGQIKEVCTKKGCWLTMELPNGENMRVTFKDYEFFVPTTSQGYPVILEGVAVVTETDVETLRHYAEDEGMSKEKVDAITEPKREITFEAVGVIIKNKA; this is translated from the coding sequence ATGAAAAACTCTCATTTGATTATACTCGTCTTCGGTCTTATGCTCAGCGCAGCTTGTCAAAATAAAAATTCTGAAACGGCTCTACCTGAAGTAGGTACTGAAGTGAATGCTACTGATACCATTCCTGGAGTCTATGGTGCTAAAGTGGATGCCTCAGGCGTAGTTTCTTCTGCCGAGATGCTTTCTGTGGTGGAGAAGGAGGGGGATTTCGAGGGGAAAATTTCCGGACAGATAAAGGAAGTATGCACCAAGAAAGGCTGCTGGCTTACCATGGAGCTTCCCAATGGAGAAAACATGCGTGTGACTTTCAAGGATTATGAATTTTTTGTTCCTACTACTTCTCAGGGATATCCCGTAATTTTGGAAGGCGTAGCTGTGGTGACTGAAACGGATGTGGAAACGCTGAGACACTATGCTGAAGATGAAGGAATGAGCAAGGAGAAAGTGGATGCGATCACTGAGCCTAAGCGTGAAATTACTTTTGAGGCTGTGGGAGTAATCATAAAGAATAAAGCCTAA
- a CDS encoding BCCT family transporter: MNDKSSFFQFNIRPWVFWPPFILLILAVLLSILLPESFIETIRNTQQNILTNFSLGFSWVSLLMTLLVLAVLFSPLGKYRIGGDSAIPRLNRIGWFAIVLCTTIAVGILFWGAAEPLSHFLYPPDFKAFPPHSEEAKAFALGALYFHWGFTPYAIYAVPALVFALMYYSGRSRFSLGIMLRPLIGNTPHRLWETGLDLFSLFALVTGMAAALGAGILSLSGGFLAFFPGLDPTILTGFITLAILITFIISASTGIEKGIRNLSLFNLGFFFLIAVLFVFLGEKSKIVGSILTGFSHYFANFTDLSLQLSGAGNKWTYDWSTFNFAMWMAWAPMTALFLGKIAVGRTVREFLLVNWFLPALFCLIWMGIFGGTTLDFASLNVGDYIILFENSGPESIIYRVFEDMGYFKLFAQLFILGIFISYVTAADSSTDALASISMKKQEGDPFRSDTNLKVIWGVLIGFLSWIMISYSGIDGVRILSVIGGLPALFFLLLVSVCLLMLLISPKKYLGHAEKRR; this comes from the coding sequence ATGAACGACAAATCAAGTTTTTTTCAATTCAATATCCGCCCTTGGGTCTTCTGGCCTCCATTTATCCTTTTGATACTAGCGGTATTGCTTAGTATTCTCTTGCCTGAGTCCTTTATTGAGACAATCAGAAATACACAGCAGAACATACTTACCAACTTCTCGCTAGGATTTAGCTGGGTTTCATTACTGATGACCTTACTGGTATTAGCTGTTCTTTTTTCTCCATTGGGCAAATATAGAATTGGCGGTGATTCAGCCATTCCGCGATTAAATAGAATCGGTTGGTTTGCTATTGTTCTCTGCACAACCATAGCGGTAGGGATCTTGTTTTGGGGGGCTGCTGAGCCACTCTCCCACTTTCTATACCCACCGGATTTCAAAGCATTCCCCCCGCACTCAGAAGAAGCTAAGGCTTTTGCATTGGGAGCTTTATATTTTCATTGGGGCTTTACCCCTTATGCGATTTACGCTGTCCCCGCATTAGTTTTTGCATTGATGTATTATTCTGGCAGAAGCCGGTTTAGTCTTGGAATCATGCTGAGACCGCTGATCGGCAATACTCCTCATAGATTATGGGAAACAGGATTGGACTTGTTCAGTCTATTTGCTTTAGTCACAGGAATGGCAGCTGCCCTTGGAGCGGGAATATTGAGTCTTTCAGGTGGATTTTTAGCTTTCTTTCCTGGTTTGGACCCAACTATACTTACGGGATTTATTACACTCGCCATTTTGATCACCTTCATTATTTCTGCTTCCACAGGAATTGAGAAAGGAATCAGAAACCTTTCACTTTTCAATTTGGGATTCTTTTTCCTAATCGCTGTTTTATTTGTGTTTTTAGGAGAAAAAAGTAAAATAGTAGGCTCAATTCTGACAGGCTTCAGCCACTACTTCGCAAATTTCACGGACCTAAGCTTACAGCTGAGTGGAGCCGGAAACAAATGGACTTATGATTGGTCCACGTTCAATTTCGCCATGTGGATGGCTTGGGCTCCCATGACGGCTTTATTTCTGGGGAAAATAGCAGTCGGTAGAACCGTCAGGGAGTTTCTGTTAGTCAACTGGTTTTTACCGGCTCTTTTTTGTCTAATCTGGATGGGGATTTTTGGAGGGACTACGCTTGACTTCGCATCGTTGAATGTCGGCGATTACATAATCCTTTTTGAGAATTCAGGGCCTGAATCTATCATTTACAGGGTTTTTGAGGATATGGGTTATTTCAAACTATTCGCACAGCTATTCATTCTCGGTATTTTCATTTCCTACGTAACTGCTGCTGATTCAAGCACCGATGCGTTGGCCAGTATTAGCATGAAAAAGCAAGAAGGGGATCCATTTCGCTCTGACACCAACCTAAAAGTCATTTGGGGAGTACTGATTGGTTTTCTTTCCTGGATAATGATAAGCTACTCAGGAATAGACGGTGTGCGGATTTTGTCAGTGATAGGCGGACTACCTGCCTTATTCTTCTTGCTTTTAGTTTCTGTATGCCTGCTGATGCTTCTTATTTCTCCAAAAAAATATTTAGGACATGCTGAAAAACGCCGGTAA
- a CDS encoding galactosyltransferase-related protein, translating to MGKINLNDFTFLIPLRIDTVNRLENTLVTIEYILSNFDTQVSVLEASGRNTGLLSKLLPQEVNYVFIEDMDTVFHRTRYINQMVKLVDNDYIIVWDTDIIIPVNQLNQSVDVLRKKEADFVTPYKGKFLDTSEALRDLYIQTRDIEVLKIHQGKMKALYTPDPVGGAFLAHRQTYIASGMENEKFYGWGREDGDRVNRWNILEYKHQHVEGILYHLTHERGVNSTFHSPNQDSRKMTEIHRSIAMSKDELLEEIKKWE from the coding sequence ATGGGAAAGATAAATTTAAATGATTTTACTTTTTTGATTCCCTTGCGGATTGATACGGTCAATCGCTTGGAGAATACGTTGGTGACCATTGAGTATATTTTGTCTAATTTTGATACACAGGTAAGTGTGTTGGAGGCTTCGGGAAGAAATACTGGTTTGCTAAGTAAATTATTGCCTCAGGAGGTAAACTATGTATTTATAGAAGATATGGATACTGTTTTTCACAGGACTAGGTATATAAACCAAATGGTCAAATTGGTTGACAATGATTATATAATTGTTTGGGATACTGACATAATTATTCCTGTAAACCAGCTAAACCAGTCTGTTGATGTGTTGAGGAAAAAAGAAGCTGATTTTGTTACTCCGTATAAGGGTAAGTTTTTGGATACTTCTGAAGCATTAAGGGATCTCTATATTCAAACGCGTGACATAGAAGTTCTTAAAATTCACCAGGGTAAAATGAAGGCCTTGTATACTCCTGATCCTGTAGGCGGAGCATTTTTAGCTCATAGGCAAACGTACATAGCTTCAGGTATGGAAAACGAAAAATTTTATGGATGGGGACGGGAAGATGGCGATCGCGTGAACCGTTGGAATATTTTAGAATACAAGCACCAACATGTTGAAGGAATTCTTTATCACTTGACCCATGAGCGGGGAGTGAACAGCACTTTTCATAGTCCCAATCAAGACAGTAGGAAAATGACTGAAATTCACAGATCTATAGCTATGTCCAAAGATGAACTGCTGGAAGAGATCAAAAAATGGGAATGA
- a CDS encoding DUF983 domain-containing protein has product MSNKSTIKAVIGAKCPQCHEGKLFPVPVSSFRKLSDVNKSCSVCGANFHAEPDFFYGAMYVSYAFSVALVITVMVVLNVLMERPALWMYLTTVAVSNIILMPMMLRYSKVLYLYNVGKLKYRGY; this is encoded by the coding sequence ATGAGTAATAAAAGTACGATTAAGGCAGTCATAGGGGCCAAATGCCCTCAATGCCACGAAGGAAAGCTATTTCCTGTGCCTGTCAGCAGTTTTCGGAAATTGTCTGATGTCAATAAATCCTGTTCAGTTTGCGGAGCTAATTTTCATGCAGAACCTGATTTTTTTTACGGTGCGATGTATGTAAGTTATGCCTTCTCGGTTGCGTTGGTAATCACTGTCATGGTGGTTTTGAATGTATTGATGGAGAGACCTGCACTCTGGATGTACCTTACGACAGTTGCGGTGTCAAACATCATTTTAATGCCAATGATGCTCCGCTATTCCAAAGTGCTATACCTCTATAATGTCGGGAAACTGAAATATAGAGGCTATTGA
- the serA gene encoding phosphoglycerate dehydrogenase codes for MPHPTKFIIDFDSTFTQVEALDILGEISLLNDPEREVKLQAIKDITDRGMEGNVTFRDSLIQRIDILKASKSQITDLIAALKLKVSKSFERNKEFLQDNSENIYIVSNGFKDFIIPIVADYGIHHDNVFANEFVYDESDNIVDFNRDNPLSQNNGKAETIKKINLEGEIYVIGDGYTDYEIKKSGLANKFYAFTENVNRPKVTKEADHIAPSLDEILYVNNLNTKFSYPKSRIKVLLLENVHPIGIDLLKEEGYEVEVVSSAMSEEELCEKIKTVSILGIRSKTNVTKKVLEHANRLIAVGAFCIGTNQIDLETCQEKGIAVFNAPFSNTRSVVEMAIAEIIFLMRNFVDKTASMHESKWDKSASGSFEIRGKKLGIIGYGNIGAQLSVLAENMGLNVFYYDVIEKLALGNATKVNSLDELLETCDIISLHVDGRKENHNILSREKIEKMKAGSYLVNLSRGHVVEIPAVRDAILSGRLAGCAFDVFPEEPKNNKEPFVSELIGLPNTILTPHIGGSTLEAQENIARFVPGKIMEYINTGNTYNSVNFPNIQLPFLQNAHRLIHIHLNEPGVLAKINQILADFEINIVGQYLKTNEKIGYVITDIDKAYSNEAINALKLIPGTIRFRVLY; via the coding sequence ATGCCTCATCCAACAAAGTTCATCATTGATTTTGACAGTACGTTCACGCAAGTAGAAGCGCTGGATATACTGGGAGAAATCAGTCTTCTCAATGATCCTGAACGGGAAGTAAAACTACAGGCAATTAAGGATATTACCGATAGAGGAATGGAAGGCAATGTGACCTTTCGGGACAGCTTGATCCAACGGATAGATATTCTTAAAGCCAGCAAGTCCCAAATAACGGATCTTATTGCGGCATTAAAGCTGAAAGTTTCCAAATCCTTTGAACGAAACAAAGAATTTCTTCAGGATAATTCGGAGAATATTTACATTGTTTCCAATGGTTTTAAGGATTTCATCATCCCTATTGTGGCCGATTATGGTATTCATCACGACAACGTTTTTGCCAATGAATTTGTCTACGACGAATCGGATAATATCGTGGATTTCAACCGCGACAACCCGCTTTCCCAAAATAACGGCAAAGCGGAAACGATCAAAAAAATCAATCTTGAAGGAGAAATCTATGTAATCGGTGATGGTTACACAGATTACGAAATCAAGAAATCCGGTTTGGCCAATAAGTTTTATGCTTTTACCGAAAATGTAAACCGTCCCAAAGTAACCAAAGAGGCAGACCATATTGCGCCTAGTTTGGATGAAATCCTATACGTCAATAATTTGAACACGAAATTTTCTTATCCAAAAAGCAGAATCAAGGTATTGCTCCTTGAAAATGTACACCCAATCGGTATCGATTTACTCAAAGAAGAAGGCTACGAAGTAGAAGTAGTGAGCTCTGCCATGTCAGAGGAAGAACTTTGCGAGAAAATAAAAACCGTCTCCATTCTTGGAATTCGTTCTAAGACCAATGTCACCAAAAAGGTATTGGAGCATGCTAATAGACTGATCGCTGTAGGTGCATTCTGCATAGGAACAAATCAGATTGATCTAGAAACTTGCCAGGAAAAGGGAATCGCAGTATTCAATGCCCCTTTCAGCAACACCAGATCTGTGGTGGAAATGGCAATCGCTGAGATCATCTTCCTAATGAGAAATTTCGTGGATAAAACCGCTTCCATGCATGAAAGTAAGTGGGACAAATCTGCTTCAGGGAGTTTCGAGATCAGAGGTAAAAAGCTAGGAATCATTGGATACGGAAATATCGGAGCTCAACTTTCAGTTCTTGCAGAAAATATGGGATTGAATGTGTTCTATTATGATGTCATAGAAAAGCTAGCCCTTGGTAATGCAACGAAAGTCAATTCTCTGGACGAATTGCTTGAAACATGCGATATTATTTCTCTTCATGTAGATGGCAGAAAAGAAAATCATAATATCTTGAGCAGAGAGAAAATAGAGAAAATGAAGGCTGGCTCCTACTTAGTAAATCTAAGTCGTGGCCATGTGGTAGAAATCCCTGCTGTTCGTGACGCCATCCTTTCCGGAAGATTAGCAGGTTGTGCTTTCGATGTATTTCCGGAAGAACCTAAAAATAATAAAGAGCCATTCGTTTCTGAATTGATTGGTTTGCCTAATACAATTTTGACTCCGCATATCGGGGGCAGTACACTGGAAGCACAGGAGAACATAGCGCGGTTCGTTCCCGGCAAGATCATGGAATACATCAACACGGGGAATACCTACAATTCCGTAAACTTCCCTAATATCCAGTTGCCTTTCTTGCAAAATGCTCATAGACTTATCCATATTCACTTAAATGAGCCCGGTGTATTGGCAAAGATCAACCAGATCTTGGCAGATTTTGAAATCAATATCGTAGGTCAATACCTAAAGACCAACGAGAAAATCGGATATGTGATTACAGATATCGACAAGGCATATTCCAATGAAGCCATCAATGCCTTGAAACTTATTCCGGGAACTATACGATTTAGAGTTCTTTATTAA
- a CDS encoding TetR/AcrR family transcriptional regulator, translated as MENLLNNLKMEVHDNLYLKEPFSSELGSSIVQEGAMLIRDLGMEHFTFKKLAVHIGVTEAAVYRYFENKHMLLLYLTAWYWAWMEVNYVYATANLESSKSRLSIAMKLLVNGPVFIKNAHIDPQDLRSIVVNESLKGYLTKTVDTEHENGIFAQVYSFGERISELIAEINPSYPYPKTLAYTVMESSLLHAFNSKHLPNMTEQSLDSENRLVFFEDLIVKAISNE; from the coding sequence ATGGAGAATTTACTCAATAATTTGAAGATGGAGGTGCATGACAATCTCTACCTAAAGGAACCATTTAGTTCAGAATTGGGTAGTTCCATAGTGCAGGAAGGAGCCATGCTTATACGGGATCTGGGTATGGAGCACTTTACATTTAAGAAGCTAGCGGTGCATATAGGAGTGACTGAAGCGGCAGTTTATCGCTACTTTGAGAACAAGCATATGTTGCTTCTATATCTCACTGCTTGGTATTGGGCATGGATGGAAGTAAATTATGTGTATGCTACAGCTAATCTGGAAAGCAGTAAGTCCCGTTTGTCCATAGCCATGAAACTTTTGGTCAATGGGCCGGTTTTTATAAAAAATGCACATATAGATCCTCAGGATTTGCGGAGCATAGTGGTCAATGAATCTCTGAAAGGGTATTTGACTAAAACAGTTGATACAGAGCATGAAAACGGTATTTTTGCCCAAGTCTATAGCTTCGGTGAGCGAATTTCCGAATTGATTGCTGAAATAAACCCATCTTATCCCTACCCAAAAACCTTGGCATACACAGTCATGGAGTCCAGTTTGCTTCATGCATTTAATTCGAAGCATCTGCCTAATATGACAGAGCAATCATTAGACTCAGAAAACAGGTTGGTCTTTTTTGAAGATTTAATAGTAAAGGCAATTTCAAATGAATAA
- a CDS encoding peptidase domain-containing ABC transporter, whose protein sequence is MKRFFNLLKEEKDQVYSIYFYAILNGLVALSLPLGIQAILNYVLGGRITTSWIILVIIVAAGIAFGGFLQISQLQITEKLQQRIFAKSGLSLAYRLPKIKSELFHGKYAPEVVNRFFDTVNLQKGVSKILVEYSTALIQVVFGLILLSFYHATFILFGVILIILLLTIFYFTSPKGMSTAMKESTHKYETAYWLEEIGRTLNTFKLVGGNSKLPILRADNLLKRYVEFRTHHFSVLVFQYKILIGFKVLIVTSLLVAGSLLLINEQISIGQFVAAEVIILMVVNAVEKLIISLETVYDTLVASEKLGQIMDMELEDHNESEKDITSQSKGIKLTMENVVFQPRDVRKPILNGVTLTVESGSKAVITGKSGSGKSAMLALFSGLYESYLGSIKINDLSLEMIHLDKYRSVVGDCMELQQIFHGTIEENILVGRKVDPKQLEFLIELVGLKDFIYQLPEDLQTMLLPEGRGLSRKLAQAIILARSMVGEPQAMILENALQHVDSDIKARVMAHLFGGKWTLLMVTQDEEVIRQANQVIVMEEGQIIYQGNQAGYQDFLTLNS, encoded by the coding sequence ATGAAGCGATTTTTCAATCTGCTGAAGGAGGAAAAGGATCAGGTGTATTCAATCTACTTTTATGCTATTTTGAACGGTCTGGTAGCACTTTCTCTGCCGTTGGGGATTCAGGCAATTCTGAATTATGTCCTTGGGGGAAGAATTACTACTTCTTGGATCATCTTGGTTATAATAGTGGCAGCCGGTATTGCTTTCGGGGGCTTTCTGCAGATTTCCCAGCTACAGATTACCGAGAAACTACAACAAAGGATATTTGCCAAATCCGGTCTTTCCCTAGCCTATAGACTTCCCAAGATCAAGTCAGAACTCTTTCATGGTAAGTATGCGCCTGAGGTTGTAAATAGGTTTTTTGATACCGTTAATCTTCAAAAGGGAGTTTCCAAGATTCTAGTTGAATATTCTACCGCATTGATTCAGGTGGTGTTCGGATTGATCCTATTGTCCTTTTATCATGCTACCTTCATCTTATTCGGAGTTATACTTATCATCCTCCTATTGACTATCTTCTATTTCACTAGTCCCAAAGGCATGTCCACGGCTATGAAAGAATCCACGCACAAGTACGAAACTGCATATTGGCTGGAAGAGATCGGAAGGACACTCAACACGTTTAAGCTAGTGGGCGGCAATTCGAAATTGCCGATTTTACGTGCTGACAACCTATTGAAAAGATATGTAGAGTTCAGAACACATCACTTTTCTGTGTTGGTTTTTCAATACAAAATACTTATCGGTTTTAAGGTGTTGATCGTGACCAGCCTTTTGGTAGCGGGCAGCTTGCTGTTGATCAATGAGCAAATCAGTATTGGTCAGTTTGTGGCAGCGGAGGTGATTATTTTGATGGTAGTGAATGCTGTGGAGAAATTGATTATCTCGCTGGAGACTGTGTATGATACGCTAGTGGCTTCAGAGAAACTTGGTCAAATCATGGACATGGAACTTGAAGATCACAATGAATCCGAAAAGGATATCACATCGCAATCAAAAGGGATCAAACTTACAATGGAGAATGTAGTCTTTCAGCCTAGAGACGTAAGAAAGCCCATTTTGAACGGTGTGACACTTACGGTTGAATCAGGTTCAAAAGCAGTGATTACCGGCAAAAGCGGTAGTGGAAAAAGTGCGATGTTAGCACTCTTTTCAGGGCTTTATGAAAGTTATCTGGGAAGCATCAAGATCAATGACCTTTCTCTTGAGATGATTCATTTGGATAAATACAGAAGTGTAGTAGGGGATTGCATGGAACTGCAACAGATTTTCCATGGGACTATTGAAGAGAATATTTTGGTAGGGCGTAAAGTTGACCCGAAGCAGCTGGAGTTTCTTATAGAATTGGTGGGATTGAAGGATTTTATATATCAATTACCGGAGGATCTACAAACCATGTTACTTCCTGAAGGCAGAGGTTTATCAAGAAAATTGGCACAGGCTATAATTTTGGCGCGCTCAATGGTAGGAGAGCCACAGGCAATGATTCTGGAAAATGCCTTGCAGCATGTGGACAGCGACATTAAAGCCAGAGTAATGGCTCACCTGTTTGGCGGCAAATGGACTCTATTGATGGTCACACAAGACGAGGAAGTGATCAGGCAGGCCAATCAAGTAATCGTAATGGAGGAAGGTCAAATCATCTACCAAGGAAATCAGGCGGGATACCAAGACTTTTTAACCCTCAACTCATAA